From Nicotiana tabacum cultivar K326 chromosome 22, ASM71507v2, whole genome shotgun sequence, one genomic window encodes:
- the LOC142175905 gene encoding uncharacterized protein LOC142175905, with product MHPSESTGTVLVPVAFNGTGHRSWRSSILRALSVENKVRFITGKYNKPNAREATYDQWARCDDMVTSWILNSLLKDLADILQYVNDAKELWQELEDRYDQTNGEKLYQLQKEINDLNQVTLDITGYYTKIKKLWEELNTLNAHAQCGCQCTCGAKAYMHKAEQDRRLIQFLMGFNEVYTVVRGSILMMNPLPSIAHAFSILIEEEKHREVRPRNCLVMESTSLNVNGPGNNKFRTNYTPQGNTAG from the coding sequence ATGCACCCATCGGAAAGTACTGGGACTGTGCTGGTACCGGTAGCATTTAACGGCACCGGCCATAGATCCTGGAGGAGTAGCATTCTCAGAGCTCTCTCCGTGGAAAACAAAGTCAGATTCATTACAGGAAAGTATAACAAACCTAATGCTAGAGAAGCGACCTACGATCAATGGGCACGATGCGATGATATGGTGACATCGTGGATTCTGAACTCACTCTTAAAGGATTTGGCTGACATTTTACAATACGTGAATGATGCAAAGGAGTTATGGCAAGAGCTTGAGGACAGGTACGATCAAACGAATGGCGAAAAACTTTACCAATTACAAAAGGAAATCAATGACCTAAATCAAGTAACCCTAGATATAACTGGATACtacacaaaaataaagaagctctGGGAGGAGCTCAATACCTTGAATGCACACGCACAATGTGGTTGTCAATGCACATGTGGTGCCAAAGCATATATGCACAAGGCAGAGCAAGATCGAAGGTTAATTCAATTTCTAATGGGATTCAATGAAGTCTACACAGTCGTTAGGGGAAGCATTCTAATGATGAATCCCCTGCCTAGCATTGCACATGCCTTTTCCATTCTCATTGAGGAGGAGAAACATAGAGAAGTTAGGCCAAGAAATTGTCTAGTCATGGAATCCACTTCTTTGAATGTGAATGGACCAGGAAACAACAAATTTAGAACCAATTATACTCCACAAGGCAACACTGCAGGATAG